A genomic segment from Pedobacter sp. MC2016-14 encodes:
- a CDS encoding DUF4374 domain-containing protein, translating into MKTNTRKFMMTVLVAATFSIFLQACKKSETETPEEQTESTFAVGGQLNSPMGLYLNQTGSLTSGEVTFANSGANVTTKAPGFLALICKDGFYYSFLNNSSTLTKYSYSNQNLNQVTAIPFVLTDGFRYGHTWVDDKNLMIFGNTGAYKVVNVESMSIVKEGNFGLPVKAGLTGPRIGFAVVKDSKLYVGYSYSNESYPASVTKPNLTNYATGTAYFASFDYPAMTNVVYSEDNRSTSPGNDRNGVLKTFVYNDDLYITTSPLPLVGQNYDRPTGLFRIKKGAITVDPTYFFDLSAKLNGDPTLGGAYAGNGKLVVRRIRMDLYTDWSSFSGSNIQDYHVVDLATNTVTSLNVPLSKSLSTAPNIMADNGKVYFPVNTKDVDNNFNIYNYDSATGAVSKGVKISSIDQINALFRVK; encoded by the coding sequence ATGAAAACAAATACCAGGAAATTTATGATGACCGTGCTTGTTGCGGCAACCTTCAGCATCTTTTTACAAGCTTGTAAAAAAAGCGAAACAGAAACACCAGAAGAACAAACAGAGTCAACATTTGCAGTCGGTGGACAGTTAAATAGCCCTATGGGGCTTTACCTTAACCAAACGGGATCTTTAACCAGCGGTGAGGTCACCTTTGCAAACAGTGGCGCTAATGTAACCACCAAAGCACCAGGTTTCCTGGCCTTGATCTGTAAAGATGGATTTTATTACTCTTTTCTAAACAATTCCAGCACCCTCACCAAATACTCCTACAGCAATCAAAATTTAAATCAGGTAACTGCAATACCGTTTGTGCTTACAGATGGGTTTCGTTATGGGCATACCTGGGTAGACGACAAAAACCTTATGATTTTCGGTAATACCGGTGCTTACAAGGTAGTCAACGTAGAAAGCATGAGCATTGTCAAGGAAGGTAATTTTGGTTTACCTGTAAAAGCTGGTTTAACAGGTCCAAGAATTGGTTTTGCTGTGGTAAAAGACAGCAAGCTATATGTAGGGTATTCATATTCAAATGAATCTTATCCAGCATCTGTAACTAAACCTAACCTTACCAACTACGCAACTGGTACAGCGTACTTCGCATCCTTTGATTACCCTGCTATGACTAATGTAGTGTACAGCGAAGATAATCGGTCTACAAGCCCTGGAAATGACCGTAATGGGGTATTAAAAACCTTTGTGTACAATGATGACTTATATATCACCACCTCACCATTGCCATTGGTAGGCCAAAACTACGATAGGCCAACAGGCTTGTTCCGTATCAAAAAAGGAGCAATAACCGTAGATCCAACTTATTTCTTTGACCTCTCTGCAAAATTAAATGGCGATCCTACCTTGGGTGGCGCTTATGCTGGTAACGGAAAATTAGTTGTTCGCAGAATTCGTATGGACCTTTATACGGACTGGAGTTCATTTAGTGGTTCAAACATTCAGGATTATCATGTGGTAGACCTTGCAACAAATACAGTTACCAGTTTAAACGTACCTCTTTCGAAAAGCTTAAGTACAGCACCAAATATTATGGCAGATAACGGTAAAGTTTATTTCCCGGTAAACACTAAAGATGTAGACAATAACTTTAACATTTATAATTATGATAGCGCTACCGGAGCGGTTAGCAAAGGTGTTAAAATTAGCAGCATCGATCAAATCAACGCTTTATTCAGGGTAAAGTAA
- a CDS encoding DUF4625 domain-containing protein has protein sequence MKSNYPMKMMTIRKTGFFMALLLLAVTFNACKKDKQEEIDTAYPVMDVSSGNAFPKQCSTVKRGEKFTFRAGFSDNVQLGSVSVDIHHNFDQHSHSTEVSSCSLDAVKTPVKPFLLIKSYAVPQNLKTYQLEQEITVPADVDPGDYHFLIRVTDAVGWQTIKGLSIKIN, from the coding sequence ATGAAATCAAATTATCCTATGAAAATGATGACGATCAGAAAAACAGGCTTTTTTATGGCCTTACTGCTGCTGGCTGTTACGTTTAATGCCTGTAAAAAAGATAAACAGGAAGAAATTGATACCGCATATCCCGTAATGGATGTTAGTTCTGGGAATGCTTTTCCAAAGCAATGTAGTACGGTAAAACGTGGTGAAAAATTTACCTTTCGTGCTGGCTTTAGTGACAATGTACAGTTGGGTTCCGTAAGTGTAGATATTCATCACAATTTTGATCAGCATAGCCATAGTACTGAAGTATCCAGCTGCAGTCTTGATGCAGTTAAAACCCCGGTAAAACCCTTTCTGTTGATTAAAAGTTATGCAGTGCCGCAAAATTTAAAAACCTATCAGTTAGAACAGGAAATCACCGTGCCAGCAGATGTTGACCCGGGAGATTATCATTTCTTAATCCGGGTCACAGATGCGGTGGGTTGGCAAACCATCAAAGGTTTGAGTATAAAAATCAATTAA
- a CDS encoding PepSY domain-containing protein: MAKAKKSTFRRISNWLHLWLGLFSGIVVFVVCLTAAVWTFGDDYEYWFMPGQRIAQNDGKILPPSLLIKKCRLAINATESDSLAILYSLEYRGPKQSCILSYTDRPRGDFKRAYVDPYSGKILYYFTKEDAVFKFNQFLRSGHRFFWLPRPFGSYFVGTCCLLFLVTLITGFIWWYPTKWNKSTRNKSFKIKWGAKWKRVNIDLHNVLGFYTLIFTIILTVTGVAFTFSWFSDGYHWLLTGGAAKATHASKGVSNTNIVISKYQQPDDQIWRRFKHEEEFSIKYPQDPKDVYVVYLHPSGHNELTTWHSYDQNTLNLVGGSSKQKPLSIGDKIHGANYEIHTGAIGGLITKIIAALASLVGASLPVTGFIIWINRKF, encoded by the coding sequence ATGGCAAAAGCTAAAAAATCTACCTTCAGGCGTATCAGTAACTGGCTGCATTTATGGCTGGGGCTATTTTCAGGCATCGTGGTATTTGTGGTATGCTTAACTGCCGCCGTATGGACATTTGGAGATGACTATGAATACTGGTTTATGCCCGGTCAGCGTATTGCGCAAAACGACGGAAAAATACTCCCGCCTTCACTACTGATCAAAAAATGCAGATTGGCTATCAATGCTACTGAAAGTGACAGCTTAGCCATTTTATACAGCTTAGAATACCGGGGGCCAAAACAAAGTTGCATCTTAAGCTATACAGACCGCCCCAGGGGCGATTTTAAAAGAGCCTACGTAGATCCATACTCCGGAAAAATCCTTTACTATTTTACTAAGGAAGATGCTGTTTTCAAATTTAACCAGTTTCTGCGTTCAGGTCATCGCTTTTTCTGGTTGCCTAGACCCTTCGGTAGTTATTTTGTAGGCACTTGCTGCTTACTGTTTTTAGTCACCCTTATTACAGGCTTCATTTGGTGGTACCCTACAAAGTGGAACAAATCAACCCGCAATAAAAGTTTTAAAATCAAATGGGGCGCAAAGTGGAAAAGGGTAAATATAGATCTTCATAACGTTTTGGGATTTTATACTTTAATTTTTACCATTATCCTTACTGTAACAGGTGTAGCTTTTACCTTTAGTTGGTTTAGTGATGGCTACCATTGGTTACTTACCGGAGGAGCGGCGAAAGCAACGCATGCGTCCAAAGGTGTATCAAATACCAACATCGTTATTAGCAAGTACCAACAACCAGATGATCAAATCTGGCGGCGCTTCAAGCACGAAGAAGAATTCAGCATCAAATACCCTCAAGATCCAAAAGATGTGTATGTAGTTTACCTGCATCCAAGTGGGCATAATGAACTTACAACCTGGCACAGCTATGACCAAAATACACTTAACCTGGTTGGCGGTAGCAGTAAACAAAAACCACTGTCTATTGGCGACAAAATCCATGGTGCTAACTATGAGATCCATACTGGTGCTATAGGAGGACTAATTACTAAAATTATCGCTGCCCTGGCTTCTTTAGTTGGCGCATCTTTACCGGTAACCGGATTTATTATCTGGATTAACCGAAAGTTTTAG
- a CDS encoding FecR family protein: MNISPEEFERYAQGRSSADEKAKIEQWLNSPEQEELSESGNEQERLQEVWEALAPVTQMEAPQNFKFGFQFILKIAACLFIGVAATTWLWTSRQHINDTTFETAQFQTIRTAKGENLKITLSDGSVVILNAMSSLSYPKRFAGSQRLVQFKGEAFFSIARNEAMPFIVQTDSSFTRVLGTRFNLKAYSNESVALTVAHGKVQFGRPNSSDQVVLTVGMQGKIEKYKPVFSQLVNPERYTAWTTRTFTMDNERLDAVAIRLERWFGVKVNVSSAQLKALTVTGDFKNPSLQKILSSLSFSTGFQYQITEQTVNIY, from the coding sequence ATGAATATTTCCCCAGAAGAATTTGAGCGGTACGCTCAGGGCCGCTCTTCAGCAGATGAAAAAGCTAAAATAGAGCAATGGCTAAACAGTCCCGAGCAGGAAGAGCTCAGCGAAAGTGGCAATGAACAGGAACGGTTGCAGGAGGTTTGGGAAGCACTGGCTCCTGTAACACAAATGGAAGCGCCACAAAACTTCAAATTTGGATTTCAGTTCATCTTAAAAATTGCCGCCTGCCTGTTCATAGGTGTTGCAGCAACTACTTGGTTGTGGACCAGCCGTCAACATATAAATGACACCACATTTGAAACAGCGCAATTTCAAACCATCCGCACAGCTAAAGGAGAAAACCTTAAAATTACGCTGTCAGATGGCTCGGTTGTGATACTCAACGCTATGAGTTCTTTAAGCTATCCTAAGCGTTTCGCAGGCAGCCAAAGACTGGTACAATTTAAAGGAGAGGCCTTTTTCTCCATTGCCAGAAACGAAGCCATGCCTTTCATCGTTCAAACAGATTCTTCCTTTACAAGGGTTCTCGGCACCCGCTTCAATTTAAAAGCCTATAGCAATGAAAGTGTAGCCCTAACCGTAGCCCATGGTAAAGTTCAATTTGGCAGACCCAATTCTTCAGACCAGGTTGTACTGACGGTGGGCATGCAGGGAAAAATAGAAAAATACAAACCTGTATTTAGCCAACTGGTAAATCCAGAACGTTATACTGCCTGGACTACGCGAACCTTTACAATGGATAACGAGCGCCTTGATGCCGTGGCTATACGTCTTGAACGCTGGTTTGGTGTAAAAGTAAATGTCAGCTCAGCTCAGCTAAAAGCCCTTACTGTAACCGGAGATTTTAAAAATCCTTCCCTGCAAAAAATCCTGAGCAGTCTTTCCTTTAGCACAGGGTTCCAATACCAGATCACAGAACAAACCGTAAACATATACTAA
- a CDS encoding DUF4625 domain-containing protein has product MKTTNVMVAVLLLAASFTACKKDQPEMAKPTIDGLEIGIGNNKLAHPGNDLHIEAMITAAGNIKDVVLEIHPESGTGWEVNNTYTEGFAGLKNAEFHKHIDVPTDAPVGDYHGHLKVTDESGQITETEFELKVVADPTLPKASNFEIGLNAAGNDLHVEATIDAPNKIAEVVLEVHGTSWEQEVSYKDVAMVGQITYNLHKHVNVAAAPKGHYHLHLKIIDQSGKENEFEEHFDKL; this is encoded by the coding sequence ATGAAAACAACAAATGTTATGGTAGCAGTGTTGCTACTTGCTGCCAGCTTCACTGCGTGTAAAAAGGATCAACCAGAAATGGCAAAGCCTACAATTGATGGGCTGGAAATAGGGATCGGCAATAACAAGCTGGCGCACCCTGGCAACGACCTGCACATTGAAGCTATGATTACTGCTGCGGGCAACATTAAGGATGTGGTATTAGAAATCCATCCCGAAAGCGGTACTGGATGGGAAGTTAACAACACCTATACAGAAGGTTTTGCTGGATTGAAAAATGCGGAATTTCACAAGCATATAGACGTACCAACCGATGCCCCTGTAGGCGATTACCATGGACATTTGAAGGTTACAGATGAAAGCGGGCAAATTACAGAAACTGAATTTGAACTAAAGGTGGTTGCTGACCCAACACTGCCTAAGGCTTCAAATTTCGAAATCGGGTTAAACGCAGCGGGCAATGATTTGCATGTAGAGGCTACAATTGATGCTCCAAATAAAATAGCCGAAGTGGTATTGGAAGTGCACGGTACCAGCTGGGAACAGGAAGTGAGCTATAAGGATGTGGCTATGGTTGGCCAAATTACTTATAACCTGCATAAACATGTAAATGTTGCTGCGGCGCCTAAAGGCCATTATCACCTGCATTTAAAGATCATTGACCAAAGTGGCAAAGAAAACGAATTTGAAGAACACTTTGATAAGCTTTAA
- a CDS encoding RNA polymerase sigma factor: MSSKQKKASPELLQEIANGNEYAFTKVFEDYKANIYTTALRLTDDEWVAEEILQDTFVKVWINRTELPAIESFDGWLFTIARNLTFNALKRTEKEKQNLLSLTKDSIELFYPEDEYQNREKGFQEILDKAIERLPPKQQATYKLIKQQHLKRAQAAEQLNVSPETIKWNLDQAMRSIRAYCVAHAKDLPLIYLLHFFSKYF; the protein is encoded by the coding sequence ATGTCATCAAAGCAAAAAAAAGCAAGCCCGGAACTGTTGCAAGAAATTGCGAACGGCAACGAGTATGCTTTTACCAAAGTATTTGAAGACTACAAAGCCAACATTTACACCACTGCTTTACGCCTTACAGATGACGAATGGGTTGCGGAAGAGATTCTTCAGGACACCTTTGTGAAGGTATGGATTAACCGGACCGAATTGCCCGCAATAGAAAGTTTTGACGGCTGGCTGTTTACCATAGCTCGCAACCTCACCTTTAATGCCCTAAAACGGACAGAAAAGGAAAAACAAAATCTCCTTAGCCTGACTAAGGATTCGATTGAATTATTTTATCCTGAGGATGAATATCAAAACCGGGAGAAAGGCTTTCAGGAAATCTTGGATAAAGCCATTGAAAGGTTGCCACCTAAACAGCAGGCCACTTACAAATTAATTAAACAACAGCACCTAAAAAGAGCGCAGGCGGCAGAGCAGTTGAATGTTTCGCCGGAGACAATTAAGTGGAACCTTGACCAGGCCATGAGAAGTATCCGTGCTTATTGTGTTGCACACGCCAAAGATTTGCCGCTAATTTATCTTTTACACTTTTTTTCGAAGTATTTCTAA
- a CDS encoding TonB-dependent receptor, whose protein sequence is MKRVIFFLAAVLVCSSASAQLFVLSGKVINIRGQAVKGARVILEHTGYKTFTDSLGNFAFTGLPAATYQLNVQKDDFQSYNRALLIGGKNLVVNLILHSKSHQLRELIVNDNHIQHRRNEESLNIEVVNSRFIQRNLGGSLMKTLERLPGVKTIGIGSGQSKPLIRGLGFNRVVVVEKGVKHEGQQWGADHGLEIDQFATGEVEILKGAASFMYGADAIGGVIDIKPAALPQINTLGGSVDLIGKTNNNLYGSSVNLYGRKKHLFFDSRITYQHYADYKVPADTVYVYDFAVPLFENQLRNTAGRETGLHLNTGYVNDHFKSVFYFSNINNSSGFFANAHGLEPRQVNTGQHDASARDVLMPRQQVNHFKLINRSTYQTGKQHFELELGYQHNFRQEFSQYVNHGYMPAVYPDTMQLPADLERAYDKHVYSFNFRNEISMGRHKLMLGLNAEHQDNAISGWTFLVPAFKQTTAGIFAYDKYKVNDQVLLHGAIRYDYGHVRTFKYADWFPSQVTEAGNTYSRYLLRAENLVRNYNSFVWSLGLNYNPDRFFFKANFGKSFRMPIVKEAGANGVNYHYFSYELGDPSLSPEQSYQADLSLGWNEDGWSVQFSPFYNYFPNYIYLNPTSAHSPGPGGGNQIFQYAQSRVVRYGAELQLKYKFLREWTAEFLGEYLQAEQRSGAKKGFTLPFSPPASALLNFCWSPELNKFFTGTYFSLDYRLTAAQNNIVPPERKTPGYRIVNIQAGITISVKRRQVLISLQAQNLFNTRYLNHTSFYRLIELPEAGRNIVLSVKLPFQIKTI, encoded by the coding sequence ATGAAAAGAGTTATTTTTTTCTTAGCTGCGGTATTGGTGTGCAGCTCTGCTTCTGCACAACTGTTTGTTTTATCGGGCAAGGTCATTAATATACGAGGGCAAGCTGTTAAAGGCGCCAGGGTTATTCTTGAGCATACTGGGTATAAAACCTTTACGGACTCACTGGGCAATTTTGCATTCACTGGCCTGCCTGCTGCAACTTATCAGTTAAACGTCCAAAAAGACGACTTTCAGTCGTATAACCGTGCATTATTGATCGGTGGTAAAAACCTCGTTGTTAACCTCATATTGCATTCCAAAAGCCATCAATTGCGGGAGCTTATTGTAAATGACAACCATATTCAGCATAGAAGAAATGAAGAATCGCTTAACATTGAGGTCGTAAACAGCCGGTTTATCCAACGCAACCTGGGCGGAAGCCTGATGAAAACGCTGGAACGCCTTCCCGGAGTAAAAACAATAGGAATTGGCTCCGGGCAATCTAAGCCATTAATCCGTGGTTTAGGCTTTAACCGTGTGGTTGTGGTGGAAAAAGGGGTAAAACATGAAGGGCAGCAATGGGGAGCAGACCACGGTCTGGAAATTGACCAGTTTGCAACCGGAGAGGTGGAAATTTTAAAAGGCGCGGCATCTTTCATGTATGGTGCAGATGCAATTGGAGGGGTTATAGATATAAAGCCTGCAGCCCTTCCTCAAATCAATACATTAGGGGGATCTGTAGACCTCATCGGTAAAACCAACAATAACCTTTATGGCAGTTCTGTTAACCTCTATGGTAGAAAAAAACATTTGTTTTTCGATAGCAGGATAACCTATCAGCACTATGCTGATTACAAAGTGCCTGCAGACACAGTTTATGTATATGACTTTGCCGTTCCGCTTTTTGAAAACCAGTTGCGTAATACTGCCGGAAGGGAAACGGGGTTGCATTTAAATACTGGATATGTAAACGATCATTTCAAGTCGGTCTTTTACTTTAGTAACATCAATAACAGCAGTGGTTTTTTTGCCAATGCCCATGGCTTAGAGCCGCGGCAGGTAAATACCGGGCAGCACGATGCCTCTGCCCGTGATGTCTTGATGCCCAGACAGCAGGTAAATCACTTTAAACTGATCAACAGAAGCACGTACCAAACCGGAAAACAACATTTTGAGCTGGAACTTGGCTATCAGCACAATTTTAGGCAGGAGTTTAGTCAGTACGTTAATCATGGCTATATGCCAGCCGTTTACCCCGATACCATGCAGCTGCCGGCTGATTTGGAAAGGGCGTATGACAAACATGTTTATTCGTTTAATTTTCGCAATGAGATAAGCATGGGGAGGCACAAACTCATGCTGGGTTTAAACGCAGAGCATCAGGATAATGCCATTTCTGGTTGGACCTTTTTGGTACCGGCATTTAAACAAACTACTGCGGGGATATTTGCTTACGACAAGTACAAAGTAAACGATCAGGTGCTGCTACATGGGGCAATTCGCTACGATTATGGCCATGTCAGGACGTTTAAATATGCAGATTGGTTTCCATCGCAAGTAACGGAGGCCGGAAATACATATTCAAGATACCTGTTGCGCGCTGAAAATCTGGTCCGTAATTACAACAGCTTTGTGTGGTCTTTAGGCCTTAACTATAACCCTGACAGGTTCTTTTTCAAAGCCAATTTTGGTAAAAGCTTTAGGATGCCCATAGTTAAAGAGGCCGGAGCAAACGGCGTAAACTATCATTACTTTAGCTATGAGCTGGGCGACCCATCGCTTTCTCCGGAACAATCTTACCAGGCAGACCTCAGTTTGGGCTGGAACGAGGATGGTTGGTCTGTGCAGTTTAGCCCTTTCTATAACTATTTTCCAAATTACATTTACCTCAACCCAACTTCCGCACACAGTCCGGGTCCAGGTGGAGGCAACCAGATCTTTCAATATGCTCAAAGCAGGGTAGTACGATACGGCGCTGAGTTGCAGCTAAAATATAAATTTCTGCGCGAATGGACGGCGGAGTTCCTGGGCGAATACTTGCAGGCTGAACAGCGCTCCGGAGCAAAAAAAGGCTTTACACTTCCGTTTTCGCCTCCCGCATCTGCTTTGTTAAACTTCTGCTGGTCTCCTGAGCTAAATAAATTTTTTACCGGCACATACTTTTCTCTCGATTACCGGCTTACGGCAGCACAAAATAACATCGTACCACCAGAAAGGAAAACTCCAGGTTACAGGATAGTTAACATACAGGCTGGTATTACAATTAGCGTAAAAAGGAGACAGGTTTTAATCAGTTTACAAGCGCAAAACCTATTCAATACAAGATATTTAAACCACACCAGTTTTTACAGGCTTATTGAGTTGCCGGAGGCAGGCAGAAATATTGTCCTGTCGGTAAAACTTCCATTTCAAATCAAAACAATTTAA
- a CDS encoding TonB-dependent receptor, giving the protein MKSYLLLFLFAAPLFIKAQSNNPLEKKITITFNNTPVSIALKQIGAQANCSFVYANQLLNTNRNVSRSYKAEILSNLLLNLFDGQVQLRADGNQVYIKALPSGIQTLSGQIFFEGRGIPGASIRIDANHHAVSDQNGKYLIKGLAAANYSVEVSSIGFKTLRKTIQLTAGTNKLLDFSLDADAQQLQQVQVTGKNDSQKKKESGFNVNVLDVNQFNNSNRDLNQLLNATAGVRIREQGGLGSNFNFSINGLSGKAVRFFIDGIPMENYGVGMTLNNIPVNLAERIEVFKGVVPVELGADAMGGAVNVITNKGTRNYMDASLSYGSFNTQRASLNSQYVNVATGLVFKLTGFYNYSDNNYLMRSNPKYDAPIRIPDGTGQFKEVNLKRFHDDYRSGMIQGEVGIVNKKWADVFMVSMLYNKHYKEFQTGATQNTVYGKIDRRGDLLMPSVRYKKDDLFVKGLTATAFLSYGREKYAVADTSLYGFWWDGSHTNPDPSPYGEFGGGISRSLFHYQNEFLLGRINLDYRLNDQHSITFNYNYNRVKRESYDELSTRQENPAAVSREVLGLAWKNQFLEGRMKNTVFGKAFRFKTNVDQIILPGNVNATQPDNSARYNNYGGGLASRYALNSHIGLRLSYEHTYRLPEQVELLGDGLNVVANPDIKPESSHNINVGGDYSVKIENHQYAFDVSGFIRDASNFIYSTPWGNNQSKYLNERKIIIKGVEAEAQYKYADLFNITLNATYQRTKQNQRYVIGTQNANVTFGNAVPNQPYLFGNAFIAVGKNNLTGKGQRLQFDWSSQYIHWFFLNWEGYGSSQSQNKIPTQFVHNAGITYSVKEGKYNIGLESRNVFNQLAYDNFRLQKPGRSFNIKLRYFIQ; this is encoded by the coding sequence ATGAAATCATATTTACTGCTTTTCTTGTTTGCTGCTCCACTTTTTATAAAAGCACAATCCAATAATCCATTAGAAAAGAAAATCACCATTACTTTCAATAATACGCCGGTTTCAATTGCTTTAAAACAAATTGGAGCGCAAGCCAATTGCTCTTTTGTTTATGCCAATCAATTGCTCAACACCAACCGCAATGTAAGCCGAAGTTATAAGGCTGAAATCTTATCCAACCTATTGTTAAACCTTTTTGACGGCCAGGTCCAACTGCGGGCAGATGGAAATCAGGTCTATATTAAAGCCCTGCCCAGTGGAATTCAAACCTTATCCGGACAAATCTTTTTCGAAGGCAGAGGCATTCCTGGGGCCTCCATCCGGATTGATGCGAACCATCATGCTGTTTCAGATCAAAATGGCAAATATCTTATTAAAGGATTGGCTGCTGCAAACTACAGCGTTGAAGTTAGCAGCATAGGGTTTAAAACACTGCGCAAGACCATTCAATTGACAGCAGGCACTAACAAATTACTTGATTTTTCCCTGGATGCTGATGCACAACAGTTACAACAAGTTCAGGTAACTGGTAAAAACGACAGCCAGAAAAAGAAGGAAAGCGGTTTTAATGTCAACGTTTTGGATGTAAACCAGTTCAATAACTCAAACCGCGATCTCAACCAATTGTTAAATGCCACGGCAGGGGTACGGATCCGGGAACAAGGAGGACTCGGTTCTAATTTCAATTTCTCCATCAATGGGCTTTCGGGTAAAGCGGTGCGTTTTTTTATAGATGGCATCCCAATGGAAAATTACGGCGTAGGTATGACGCTAAATAATATACCAGTAAACCTGGCCGAGCGTATCGAAGTATTTAAAGGCGTTGTCCCTGTAGAATTGGGCGCAGATGCAATGGGCGGCGCGGTAAACGTTATCACCAATAAAGGAACCAGAAACTATATGGATGCATCCCTGAGCTATGGTTCGTTTAACACCCAGCGTGCCTCTTTAAATAGCCAATATGTAAACGTGGCAACCGGCTTGGTTTTCAAACTTACAGGTTTTTACAACTATTCTGATAACAACTACCTCATGCGCAGCAATCCAAAATACGATGCACCCATACGAATCCCAGATGGCACCGGCCAATTTAAAGAGGTTAACCTTAAACGTTTTCATGACGATTACAGGTCCGGTATGATCCAGGGCGAGGTAGGCATAGTGAATAAAAAATGGGCAGATGTGTTTATGGTGAGCATGTTGTACAATAAACATTATAAAGAATTTCAAACCGGGGCTACGCAAAATACTGTTTATGGTAAAATAGATCGCAGAGGAGATTTGCTTATGCCTTCGGTAAGGTATAAAAAGGACGACCTTTTTGTAAAAGGTCTTACAGCAACGGCTTTTTTAAGTTACGGCCGTGAAAAATATGCAGTTGCGGACACCTCTCTATATGGATTTTGGTGGGACGGCTCTCATACAAACCCGGATCCCAGTCCATATGGCGAGTTTGGGGGAGGGATCAGCAGATCTCTTTTCCACTACCAAAACGAGTTTTTACTGGGCAGAATTAACCTGGATTACAGACTCAACGATCAGCACTCCATCACCTTCAACTACAATTACAACCGCGTAAAGCGGGAGTCGTATGATGAATTGAGCACCAGGCAGGAAAACCCAGCAGCGGTTTCCAGAGAAGTGCTCGGCCTGGCCTGGAAAAACCAGTTTCTGGAAGGTAGGATGAAAAACACCGTTTTCGGGAAGGCCTTCAGGTTTAAAACCAATGTAGATCAAATCATATTACCTGGCAATGTAAATGCAACTCAACCAGATAATTCTGCCCGGTATAATAATTACGGCGGAGGCCTTGCCAGTCGTTATGCGCTAAACAGCCACATCGGATTACGCTTATCCTACGAGCATACTTATCGCTTGCCAGAGCAAGTGGAGCTATTGGGTGATGGGCTAAATGTTGTGGCCAATCCAGACATTAAGCCAGAAAGCAGCCACAACATCAATGTGGGTGGAGATTATAGTGTCAAAATTGAGAACCACCAATACGCTTTCGATGTTTCTGGGTTTATACGGGACGCCTCCAATTTTATTTATTCCACTCCATGGGGCAACAACCAGTCGAAGTATCTCAACGAACGTAAAATTATCATCAAAGGCGTAGAAGCAGAAGCACAATATAAATATGCCGACTTATTCAACATTACCCTTAACGCCACTTATCAAAGAACAAAACAAAACCAGAGATATGTTATTGGCACTCAAAATGCAAATGTTACTTTCGGGAACGCCGTCCCAAACCAACCTTATCTATTTGGCAATGCATTTATAGCTGTCGGAAAAAACAATTTAACAGGTAAAGGCCAGCGCCTCCAATTTGATTGGTCCAGTCAGTATATCCATTGGTTTTTCCTGAACTGGGAAGGTTATGGTAGCTCCCAGTCCCAAAATAAAATCCCAACCCAATTTGTGCACAATGCGGGCATTACCTACTCCGTAAAAGAAGGGAAGTATAATATTGGCCTGGAATCCAGAAACGTATTCAACCAACTGGCCTATGATAATTTCAGGTTACAGAAACCCGGTCGTTCTTTCAACATCAAACTGCGCTACTTCATTCAATAA
- a CDS encoding sigma-70 family RNA polymerase sigma factor, with protein MSFEELYHLYSKKIYRLCLRDLGSDHDAANLVHNVFLSLWENRSTLVLEKPEHYLVRAAKMQVLKHFRDSSSHRIQLNQALVAYNEIDQSTEQSLDFKELKNRVTGLVSQLPPQCAKVYRMRDEQGKKNQEIAAELQISVSAVKQHLGKAIFFLRAHLQK; from the coding sequence ATGTCATTTGAGGAATTGTACCATTTGTATTCAAAAAAAATATACCGCCTCTGCCTGCGGGACCTCGGATCTGATCATGATGCTGCCAATCTGGTACACAACGTTTTTCTGAGTCTTTGGGAAAACCGTTCCACCTTAGTTCTTGAAAAGCCTGAACATTATCTGGTCCGTGCCGCAAAAATGCAGGTGCTTAAACATTTCAGGGACAGTAGTAGCCACAGGATACAATTGAACCAGGCACTTGTTGCCTATAATGAGATAGATCAAAGTACAGAACAATCACTGGATTTTAAGGAACTTAAAAATCGGGTAACAGGGTTGGTTAGCCAGCTGCCCCCGCAATGTGCAAAAGTTTATAGGATGCGGGATGAGCAAGGGAAAAAAAACCAGGAAATTGCCGCTGAGCTTCAAATCTCTGTTAGTGCAGTGAAACAGCATCTTGGAAAGGCGATCTTCTTTCTTCGTGCGCATCTTCAAAAATAA